The Euwallacea similis isolate ESF13 chromosome 12, ESF131.1, whole genome shotgun sequence region ATGTATCTGAAGTACGATCATCTCAGCGACCTCAGTGACACTTATTACATGTCGGAAGTGCCGAGGGATTTTTATATGGGTATGAAAGCATATTATATGCAGGAGATGTATTCAGTAAGATTATGTGAATATATTATAGATTTGCTGGCAATAACTAAGAAAGAATGGCGGACTCAGCTTAAGTACAAATACAACAATAGAGACAAGGGAGAGAGTCAGTCAACTGTGTTTAGAGATACTACGAAGCTAGTGTCTCAAACTCAGGTAGAAGCTAATGATGTGGAACCAAATGGTCAACAGCAGCAAAATAGCGATGGACAGGAGAAACATGaagaagagaagaaatttggtgagtttgaatatttatacTCGAATTCCAAAACCAAAAGACTAATTTTCCCCATATTAGAAATTCCTCTTCAAACAAAACTAAATCGGCATCATCGCCTCactcttttgtttttaaaaaaacacacaatGCCTATAAGAGATGCAACCTGTGGAGTGTGTGCTTTGTTGTCGGATTGTAATGCTTTCCCTCGAATCCTCTGAGAATTCtgaattaagaaatttatttaatgactttattaattttatttaagactCTGAAAATGGCGATTCTGAGTTAGACGAAAGCAGCCTTGTGGTACCATTCAAACAATTGAAACCTTCAGCTAGCGAGTTTGCCCTTGACATCGAAGGTAGatcatcaaaaataattattggtttTTGACGTTTGACGTCTTTCAGATCAACTTTACAGTAAAACAAGAGCGAAGCTCCAAATTGAAATCCCCGAAAACGTCATCAATTTACGAAAATACGTAATACTTGGAGGAGTATTTCATCTGAACTTGTTAGCGCAACCTCCTCAACCACAAGACTTCGTTACTATGGACATGACTATTACTGGCCGTAAGTACAATTTtctgaacttaaaaaaatgcctgCTTTCAGTTTACCTCCCCAAGAAGTTAGAAGTGCTCCCATTTAAAGTAGTCTACACCCCGTACATGCCTCCAGAGCCAGAACCCCCCACGGGATCCGATATAAGCATCAGAAAGCTACCTGAAGAATTGgaagaagaaatgaaaaagCAAGAGGAAGAACTTGataaactgatatttataAACGTCAAGTGagcttttaaatcaaatttaggACAATGTAGTAACGAAGTTGGTATAAGGTGGCCTCCTCATGTAATCTTCCTGGAGCTACCAATTATCTGCCGTTGGGACGAAGAAAGGAAACTGTGGTCCAATGAAGAAATTCATGATGTGAAGCACAATGAAGATAAATGTATAGTGAGTTTTCGCACAGGTGTGTTTGGAGTGTATGGACTGGCCACTTGCAGATACTCCAATCTTCCCTTTCAAGCATATGATATAAAGCCAGAAGTAGAGTAAGTAAGGTTTTCTCCTTAAGAAGTGATTTTAATATACACATGATTTCCTCAGTGATTCTATAACAATACAGCTGACCGCCGCTATTTTAATGTTAGAATTTAATGTTAAGGATGGTTTGATTGCCATTACTCAGCTACAGAACAGTCCCAACATGACACTGCAGGAGAGCGTTGGGAAATATTTGAAGCTTCACAAGTTAAAAAGGGTtcgttacattttttttatactttagATGCCAAAGAGTCTTGTTTAGATGATGAAAGAAGCTGGAATAGACATATTTCCTGCATTCGACGCCTTTTGCTATATTGATGGTGGGTTGTCAACAACAAAGTTGGTTTATTTAACTACATGTTTATGAAGGTTGCTGTGAGAAACACTGGGCCATGGAACAACACCTCTACTACAATATGGCGGAAATATCAAAttcgtttaatttttcctgGTCTAGGTGGAATTTGAACGCAGGGAGGAGGAAAATTGTTATGCAAATGCGAGAATTTTTACCCGAAAAAGGCAAACAGGTCAGTTTAAATCGGACATCCAAAAAATGTGCATAAAGCCATCTGATGGAGAAGCGGAAAAAATCGACGATTTTGATGCATTTAGTGCACATTTCGTAGATGTCTGAATTCACCCTAAAAGAGTTTCAAGAATTGATAGTTGTATGGTTTtactttttagaaaaatcatcAAATGTTGTTGGTGACCCCGCTTAAAGCGGCGTTTATTGAGTGTACTGAAGTGAGCCAGGcattttcagaaaaagaaGTAGACACTCCAAAGGttagattaaaaattatactttttcTTGACATTatagagaataaaaattatcgtcGATTAGTATAAGGccgcatttatttatttatttttaatgcgaAACTATTTATTCTCCATTCTTAACTGAATATACTGATAGTTTTTTAAAGAGCTTTTCTTAGAAGTAACTTATCCATCCAAAAGGCATAATTACAATCATTTTGACTGGTACAAAAAGTACtgttaaattcttttaacATCATCTTGCTAGTATATagagttatttattttgctacaTAAGCATTTGtacatttccaatttttacatgtaaatcgagaaattttcatattgaaCAGTAGCGCTTTATTGTATCTGTTGCATTTTGTTATAGTGCTAACTCCATGCTGTAAAACGTATTACGTTAGAAATTTGACTTTTCAATTTCAGCAAATCAAAAcgtcaaaaattttgaaagaactGGGATGATTTTTACGAATTTAGTAATCTTATATACAGGTGACGCATTTCAGTTCCTACTGGCGCAAACAAACCGTACACCAATAGGAacctttaaatttagtttacaTCTATATACGTGTCTTTGTTAATTTCAGTTTGGTTGGTCTGGGACTCATCCATATTTTATTCTAGTTTGCAGCCGATTTATTTCATCTAATGAAGACGACTAGCGGGATTTTCGTGAGGAACAAAGTGCAGAAGGCGTCCAAGCAAAACGTGTACACTTTAGCCCAGTTTTTCATATCGATAAGAGTACTGAGCTTTTCTTAATGTCTATGAAGaacaataaaatctttttttcaaatccttGTGTGAAATCTGCGAGTAAGAGTAAAATAGTACTTTCAAATGTAAGTAAATTATAGTGAGCAAAATAACCTTCGCCATTTAGTCAAAATGAGTCAAAATctcttattttaatatttcgttcATGTAATATCGacaaaacaatttgaattttgaaggcCGCCTAGATAGTTACATCAGAGTCCAAATTAACCGTCGAAAAGGAGGACATATGCAGAAAATAAAGAACAGGGGCCCGTTCGAATCTCGCAGATCGGTGTGACTAAGATTTTTCGTGATGATTGTTGTagtgacaaaaataaaagaggTTTGGGCCAAGCTCTTCCTGGTATTTTTAGAACGTTGttgaaaaaaacaactttgGGTGGGCGTTTATTCGCCTGCTTCAACCGAAGAACCGGCATGCTCAGGCAATTTAAGGTCAATTCGAGACGTATTGCATCAAAATGGTTTCACAGTTTGATATTGGTGCTGGTGACTATGACTAACGAACGGGCCTACGTTTAAGTCTATAGGCCGAGTCCATCACTAACTCATATACCCACAGTATATAGTTTGGCCTACATGTCCATTTACTTTTAGCAATTCGGGTAACTCTGTAGAGATGTCACACCCTCAAGCAGCTAATAAGAGCCTTACTGACGTCTCCAATAGACGGGACAAAGTCAAGTCTATTGAAAGGTACGCCAGGCAATGTGAGGTCAACTGGGGACATGTTGcattaaaaaggttttaagTTTAACGTTGGTGCTGGTGACTGTATGATTATGGACGAGCCTACGTTGAAGTCTGCAGGCCAAGGCCGtcagtaaattaaaaacccACAGCATGTAACTTGGCCTGCGTCGCCACTTACTTCTGACGGCTCAGGTAACGCGGTTCCATTGGTACGTCCCCCAAGGcaactaataaaaatcttaCATTATTACCTTCCTTGAATAATTCTCCATGTTTTGAGACAAACCTACTCTATCTATATCTAATTTAAGAACCTCTTTGATCATTTATTGAATCTAATATTATTCACGTTGTATTATTAACTAACTAACTAATTAACTATCTATGACCTCAACAGAGTTAAGAAAAGTAATACTAGTTCTGCGTTAAGTACTATAAAATGGAAGCACCTATAGCAACTTATTGGTTtcttaaattacaaattacagAATTTTCGTTCACTGAGACGGGAGAATGAGACTTTTACACTATGCATCATTCCAATTTCTTGTAGAAAGAATAAATTCGGATTTTTACTTCCAcaaaagataataatttaatgtaaagttttgaaatttcgttaAGGCTAAACATACCCATTCTAGCGCTCTACTGACAATTTTAGGATGGACATTcgatataaatataaaagtttcagtaaaatctgaaacaaatgtcaaaatcgttGGTTCGTAGACCAAGGAACCTGATTTAACATCAAATGCGCCTGCGTGGCGCAATGCGCAGTGCAAAATTTGTATCTGACCTCATGATTCCATGGCCTACCTAAAGTCGTACGTTTCCAGGACATTGCGAAAAATTCACGTTGCTCCTATGTTTTGTATGCTCAGTCAAACCGATGAGCAATTTCTGAACGGGTACCGGTGTGCACACCAGTGCGATTATCTATTTCTGAACGACTGGTGCATTCTGGCGTGTTGCCCTTACACACGGTATACGGTTCCTACACGCGCCCCAAGAAGGCCACCTAACCTTGATCAAAGAGTGATTTATTACAATGCTTATACGAAGAAAATCGTGTTTAAAACAACCATATATTATGAAGTATCGTTTTCTCGTAAAATAAAGAACCTTTGAGGATCTCTGAGCAACATTTTACTAAGTggtgaaatatataaaatttcccTTCCGAGGCTCGAAAAACGAACATTCTGTATATATGGATAAAGTAGTGGTGAAAACGAATAGATTTAAACAAAGGTTGAAAGGACTTTGAGCACGATCAGGCAACTGTGGTCATGTGGATGCTAAGGCGCATCATCAGCGGCGCACCACCAGACCTCGACACGCGGTAGTTTCCGCGGACCCCCCGCGCCCCCGTGCGCGTGAGCCACGCCAAATGTTGATCGTTGATTCACAATTCAGTGCAAGCCCGATTCCCGTCAAGAAAATACGAGGGCTTGAACTGTGCCCGAGAAAAATCAAGCTCTCCATGGGCTTCCACTAGCGCAAAAGGGGGTAGAGAGCGGCGCGACAAAATCCTGGgccgaagaaaaaataaaggtcGCACCTGACGCGATTTCGCCAATAACGGTACAATAGAGTGACACTCGCGAATCGTGTCCCATTCATTGGTCGATACAGCTAAGTCATTACGCACGTGACatcgttatttttttacacGGTCGACTTTCTCGTAGTTTTCCAGCTGggaaaaactggaaatttaGTCGCGCGCCCTGCCCATTTTCTCGCCCAGGTGGATTTGACTTTGAACGAGGAGTGAAAGTGACCGCTCGCGGACTGTCATTGTAGCAATATTTAGCGCATTACCACGTTGTGCTGAAGGAATCTTTCTAGGTAAGTCGGTAAAAATAGAATCAAGTTGTTAAACGGTGCGTAAATAAAGGAACTGGATAAAGAAGAAAGGGTGTTTTCTCGCTTTGAAGCAAGAGCATTGCCCGGGTGATGCCTGGCATGTGACGTAGCATGTGCTTGCCTCCGATTGGTCTGCACCTGACACTTAATTTTCAGCCTAGAAAATCGCACTTTCCATCCGTTCGATTTCGGCCAAACTTTCCTCATCCATGGTCAGGTATCTCGGGGACCTTGCCACCCAATCTCGCGCAAAAAAACCGCTCTTTtcaaggtaaattttaaa contains the following coding sequences:
- the LOC136412609 gene encoding dynein axonemal intermediate chain 7-like, encoding MGPKKKISKKEKAKMTAEMAEKAKAEMEAQVKMLEDMIRKKEEEDHLAAIERDKREILEQRLRLEQLQESVASIQNIAAANAEVIKQERELFEWKKYLECGKLPNPAACAQMNTYLHLWDLDWEKTSIEDASIRTGDAIQLLGNLDELIETVTEEDLPKLENWKWIRQLFRDFQADSLDVATYRLLRNIENNLNRINIPTANFNFKDDFVTLCVWLRVMLPIPLPNPRRPPKPRIDISFNLMDFSVLFPPTVNCENAAIRAMYLKYDHLSDLSDTYYMSEVPRDFYMDLLAITKKEWRTQLKYKYNNRDKGESQSTVFRDTTKLVSQTQVEANDVEPNGQQQQNSDGQEKHEEEKKFDSENGDSELDESSLVVPFKQLKPSASEFALDIEDQLYSKTRAKLQIEIPENVINLRKYVILGGVFHLNLLAQPPQPQDFVTMDMTITGRKYNFLNLKKCLLSVYLPKKLEVLPFKVVYTPYMPPEPEPPTGSDISIRKLPEELEEEMKKQEEELDKLIFINVKWPPHVIFLELPIICRWDEERKLWSNEEIHDVKHNEDKCIVSFRTGVFGVYGLATCRYSNLPFQAYDIKPEVDDSITIQLTAAILMLEFNVKDGLIAITQLQNSPNMTLQESVGKYLKLHKLKRMMKEAGIDIFPAFDAFCYIDGCCEKHWAMEQHLYYNMAEISNSFNFSWSRWNLNAGRRKIVMQMREFLPEKGKQKNHQMLLVTPLKAAFIECTEVSQAFSEKEVDTPKFAADLFHLMKTTSGIFVRNKVQKASKQNVYTLAQFFISIRVLSFS